From the Flavimarina sp. Hel_I_48 genome, one window contains:
- a CDS encoding GYDIA family GHMP kinase encodes MNQKIFQSNGKLLITGEYLVLDGALALALPTKKGQSLTVTQSKKEGLFWSSLDENKNCWFEANIDLKSLNNKAFQQNLNDPKARLYQILCAAKELNPDFLAADNNIQVTTELDFHRDWGLGSSSTLINNVASWAMVNPYDLLQKTFGGSGYDIACAHHDAPILYHLKDKKPIVEDAPFAPNFSDQLFFIHLNQKQNTREAVKKYRSQPLNELQDKVKEISELTRSLLVVSTLNEFEYLMTQHENILSNLLGLPTVKSRLFPDYQGSIKSLGGWGGDFILATGSLKEMEYFKVKGFTTIVPYNAMIL; translated from the coding sequence TTGAACCAAAAAATCTTTCAAAGTAACGGAAAACTACTCATAACGGGTGAATACCTCGTACTTGATGGTGCGCTAGCTTTAGCACTTCCCACAAAAAAAGGACAGTCGCTAACCGTGACCCAATCAAAAAAAGAAGGTTTATTTTGGTCAAGCCTGGACGAAAATAAAAACTGCTGGTTTGAGGCAAATATTGACCTGAAAAGCTTAAATAATAAGGCTTTTCAGCAGAATTTAAACGATCCAAAAGCTCGACTTTATCAAATACTTTGTGCCGCAAAAGAGCTGAATCCGGATTTTTTAGCCGCTGATAATAATATTCAGGTTACAACCGAACTTGATTTTCATCGGGATTGGGGCCTGGGCTCCTCTTCTACGCTTATAAATAATGTAGCGTCCTGGGCAATGGTCAACCCCTATGACTTACTACAAAAAACCTTTGGAGGTAGTGGTTATGATATTGCGTGCGCACACCATGACGCACCTATTTTATATCATTTAAAAGATAAAAAACCAATAGTTGAAGACGCTCCTTTTGCTCCAAATTTTTCAGACCAGCTTTTTTTTATTCATTTAAATCAAAAGCAAAATACCCGTGAGGCGGTAAAAAAGTATAGAAGTCAGCCATTAAACGAACTTCAAGATAAAGTAAAAGAGATCTCAGAACTGACCCGGTCTCTTTTAGTGGTTTCAACATTGAATGAATTTGAATATTTAATGACACAACATGAAAATATTCTTTCAAACTTGCTAGGTTTGCCAACGGTAAAATCAAGACTTTTTCCTGATTATCAAGGTAGTATTAAAAGCCTGGGCGGCTGGGGCGGCGATTTTATACTGGCGACCGGCTCGCTAAAGGAAATGGAGTATTTTAAGGTTAAAGGGTTTACTACGATTGTTCCCTACAATGCTATGATTCTATAA
- a CDS encoding DUF2795 domain-containing protein produces the protein MYWTLELASHLSDAPWPATKDELIDYAIRTGAPLEVVENLQAMEDEGDSYDSIDEIWPDYPSEDDYLWNEDEY, from the coding sequence ATGTACTGGACTTTAGAATTGGCATCTCACTTGAGCGACGCCCCTTGGCCGGCCACAAAAGATGAATTGATTGATTATGCAATTAGGACTGGAGCTCCTCTGGAGGTTGTGGAAAATCTACAAGCTATGGAAGATGAGGGTGACTCTTATGATTCTATAGATGAGATTTGGCCAGATTACCCTTCAGAAGATGATTATCTCTGGAACGAGGACGAGTATTAA
- a CDS encoding mechanosensitive ion channel domain-containing protein, giving the protein MPLFYYHILQSVGILLILLLIRYLVVRLVIKRFLKANFDITRKQIVIKLVNIFFFVILAFFLAAIWGLSGAEVFTYVTSALTILGVAFFAQWSLLSNITSGLILFFNHPLKIGDFVEIIDKDFPMEGRVENITLFFLHLRNKDDQVYTLSNTVVVQKTMRILKPEEFFEHQRQSRNKEISEENIL; this is encoded by the coding sequence GTGCCTCTATTTTATTATCATATCCTACAAAGTGTAGGTATTCTGCTTATACTCTTATTGATTCGTTATCTCGTTGTCAGACTGGTGATAAAACGTTTTTTAAAGGCAAATTTTGACATTACCCGGAAGCAGATCGTCATCAAGCTTGTCAATATTTTCTTTTTTGTAATCCTCGCCTTTTTTCTGGCGGCCATCTGGGGACTATCTGGCGCTGAAGTATTCACCTATGTGACTTCTGCGCTTACGATCCTGGGGGTTGCTTTTTTTGCGCAATGGTCATTGTTGAGTAATATCACTTCTGGACTGATCCTGTTTTTCAATCATCCATTGAAAATAGGTGACTTTGTGGAAATCATCGATAAGGACTTTCCTATGGAAGGGCGTGTTGAAAATATCACGCTCTTTTTTCTGCACCTTCGTAATAAAGATGATCAGGTTTATACCCTTTCCAATACGGTCGTAGTACAGAAAACCATGCGTATTTTAAAACCCGAGGAATTTTTTGAGCATCAGCGACAAAGCAGAAATAAAGAGATCAGCGAAGAGAATATCCTTTAA
- a CDS encoding hydroxymethylglutaryl-CoA reductase, degradative → MSKTIQGFSRLSKTEKIDWISDQYLSENPNAKAILKQYWNGDDKLQQLHDEFIENTISNYYLPLGVAPNFLINDRPYAIPMAIEESSVVAAASKAAKFWMTRGGFKTEILGTVKVGHVHFTYDGEPDELILFFEEIKSKLIKEAKPITKKMEDRGGGILDIVLKNKTKHLNNYYQLQCTFETLDAMGANFINSCLEQFAETFQREFESHEIARDYDGRLQIIMSILSNYVPECIAVASVSCPIEELADGPGFDAQLFATKFEQAVKIAQIEPYRAVTHNKGIMNGVDAVVIATGNDFRAVEAGIHAYAARKGSYSSLTKVELENGNFTFSIKLPLALGTVGGLTNIHPLVKLNLELLGNPSAEELMQIVAVAGLAQNFGAIKSLTTTGIQKGHMKMHLMNILNQMSANDDEKSQAINHFKTHKVTHSAVEHYVESIRK, encoded by the coding sequence ATGTCTAAAACTATTCAGGGATTTTCCCGCCTTTCCAAAACAGAAAAAATAGACTGGATTTCTGACCAGTATTTGAGCGAGAACCCCAACGCTAAAGCTATTTTAAAGCAATATTGGAACGGGGATGATAAACTACAGCAACTCCATGATGAGTTTATTGAAAACACGATTTCAAATTATTATTTGCCGCTGGGCGTTGCGCCCAACTTTCTAATAAATGACAGACCTTATGCTATCCCCATGGCAATTGAAGAAAGTTCTGTTGTGGCGGCCGCCAGTAAAGCCGCAAAATTCTGGATGACCCGCGGAGGCTTTAAAACTGAAATTCTGGGTACAGTGAAGGTAGGCCACGTTCATTTTACTTATGACGGCGAACCTGACGAGCTCATTCTCTTTTTTGAAGAAATAAAATCAAAGCTCATAAAAGAAGCGAAGCCCATTACAAAAAAAATGGAAGACCGTGGTGGTGGCATTCTGGATATTGTTTTAAAAAATAAAACGAAGCATTTAAATAATTACTATCAGTTACAATGCACCTTTGAGACACTTGATGCCATGGGTGCCAATTTCATCAACAGTTGCCTGGAACAATTTGCCGAAACCTTTCAGCGGGAATTTGAAAGCCACGAGATCGCAAGGGATTACGACGGTAGGCTACAGATTATCATGAGCATACTTTCCAATTATGTACCAGAATGTATCGCCGTAGCATCTGTGAGTTGCCCCATTGAAGAACTCGCTGATGGTCCAGGTTTTGATGCGCAGCTCTTTGCAACAAAATTTGAACAAGCGGTAAAGATTGCACAAATTGAACCTTACCGTGCCGTTACCCATAATAAAGGTATAATGAATGGCGTAGATGCCGTGGTTATCGCTACCGGTAATGATTTTAGGGCGGTAGAAGCGGGTATTCATGCCTATGCGGCAAGAAAAGGAAGCTACAGCAGCCTTACAAAAGTAGAACTGGAAAATGGAAATTTTACCTTCTCCATAAAATTACCGCTTGCCCTGGGCACCGTGGGCGGACTTACAAACATCCATCCACTTGTTAAATTAAATCTGGAACTTCTGGGCAATCCCAGTGCAGAAGAATTGATGCAGATCGTTGCGGTTGCAGGTCTTGCGCAAAATTTTGGTGCCATTAAGTCACTTACCACTACGGGAATTCAAAAGGGACATATGAAAATGCACCTCATGAACATACTGAACCAAATGAGCGCCAATGATGATGAAAAATCCCAGGCAATAAATCATTTCAAAACCCATAAAGTTACCCATAGCGCAGTTGAGCATTACGTAGAAAGCATTAGAAAATAA
- the bshC gene encoding bacillithiol biosynthesis cysteine-adding enzyme BshC: MNIHKIPYSETGYFSKIICDYLEKKESITSFYHRSAEIESFKAQIKEKKSFTAENRQILVKTLQNQYKSIKISQKTAENIDLLEKDSTFTITTGHQLNLFTGPLYFLYKIIHTITLSQKLKSHYPEQDFVPVYWMATEDHDFDEINYFNLNGKKFRWNRTDITDNNKGAVGELFTEGLDAVHEQFCAEIGSTRIAKKLCNLFSESYLEHKNLTEATRYLANELFAEYGLVIIDANAAALKRNFIPFMERELKEQISFKTVEKTTEKLEKSGYSIQVSPREINLFYLKDGLRERIIERDGAFFVHDTQMEFSQEEILKELQNYPERFSPNVIMRPLYQEVILPNLCYIGGGGELAYWLELKDYFEAVQVPFPILMLRNSALIMTEKQFDKAKKMDLEIADLFQDNNDLVNRRIRKISNIDIDFSPQKEHLINQFEEMYTIAEKTDVTFLGAVKAQEVKQLKGLDHLEKRLLKAQKRKLGDEVKRLTALQLELFPRENLQERINNFSEFYIEYGEKLIPQLMESLDPLNEDFSVIVFE; this comes from the coding sequence ATGAACATTCATAAAATCCCCTATTCAGAAACCGGTTATTTTTCTAAAATCATCTGTGACTACCTGGAAAAAAAGGAATCGATAACTTCCTTTTACCACCGTTCTGCTGAGATAGAGTCCTTCAAAGCGCAAATAAAAGAAAAGAAAAGTTTTACCGCTGAAAACAGACAAATCCTGGTAAAAACACTTCAAAACCAGTATAAATCGATCAAAATCAGCCAAAAAACGGCCGAAAATATCGATTTATTAGAGAAAGATTCAACGTTTACCATAACTACGGGCCACCAACTCAATCTTTTTACCGGACCGTTATATTTTCTATACAAAATCATTCATACGATCACGCTTTCCCAGAAGTTAAAATCCCATTATCCCGAGCAGGATTTTGTGCCCGTATACTGGATGGCGACAGAGGATCATGATTTTGACGAGATCAATTACTTTAATTTAAATGGTAAAAAATTCCGCTGGAACCGTACCGACATCACAGATAATAATAAGGGTGCCGTTGGTGAATTGTTTACCGAAGGCCTGGATGCCGTGCACGAACAGTTTTGCGCAGAAATAGGAAGTACCAGAATCGCTAAAAAGCTTTGCAATCTTTTTTCTGAAAGTTATTTAGAACACAAGAATCTCACGGAAGCTACGCGTTACCTGGCAAACGAACTTTTTGCTGAATATGGCCTGGTGATTATAGATGCCAATGCAGCAGCTTTAAAGCGGAATTTTATCCCTTTTATGGAACGGGAATTAAAAGAGCAGATTTCCTTTAAAACAGTAGAAAAAACGACTGAAAAGCTTGAAAAATCAGGGTATTCCATCCAGGTTTCTCCCAGGGAAATCAATCTTTTTTATTTAAAAGACGGACTAAGAGAACGTATTATTGAACGTGATGGGGCATTTTTTGTTCACGATACCCAAATGGAGTTTTCGCAAGAAGAGATTCTAAAAGAACTACAAAATTATCCAGAACGCTTTAGTCCCAATGTGATTATGCGTCCCTTGTATCAGGAAGTGATTCTACCGAACCTCTGTTATATAGGTGGAGGCGGGGAGCTTGCGTACTGGCTTGAACTAAAAGACTATTTTGAAGCGGTACAGGTTCCTTTTCCCATACTCATGCTGCGCAATTCTGCCCTGATCATGACCGAAAAACAGTTCGACAAAGCAAAAAAAATGGATCTTGAGATTGCAGATTTATTTCAGGATAACAATGATCTGGTAAACCGTAGAATACGTAAAATATCAAATATTGATATTGACTTTTCCCCTCAAAAGGAACATCTGATCAATCAATTTGAAGAAATGTACACTATCGCTGAAAAAACCGATGTAACCTTTCTTGGCGCCGTAAAAGCGCAGGAAGTAAAACAGTTAAAAGGTTTAGATCATTTAGAAAAGCGTTTGCTAAAAGCCCAAAAAAGAAAGCTTGGCGATGAAGTTAAACGACTTACCGCACTACAGTTAGAACTCTTTCCTCGGGAAAATCTGCAGGAGCGCATAAATAATTTTTCAGAGTTTTATATCGAATATGGCGAGAAGCTAATACCCCAATTAATGGAGTCGCTAGATCCGCTTAACGAAGACTTTAGCGTTATCGTTTTTGAATAG
- the secA gene encoding preprotein translocase subunit SecA: MGFLDKVLKVFVGDKSKQDVASIMPIVEKVKSYEAAIKKLSHDELRAKTIEFKAKIADALSEVNAKMAELEAEADTNEDIDRKEDIYAEIDALKDKAYEISEEVLNDILPEAFAVVKETATRFFHNTEIKVTASAFDRELSANKDYLTLEDDQAIWSNSWDAAGKPITWDMIHYDVQLIGGVAMHQGKIAEMQTGEGKTLVATLPMYLNALTGRGVHLVTVNDYLAKRDSAWMAPIFNFHGLTVDCIDYHRPNSASRRKAYAADITYGTNNEFGFDYLRDNMAHSPGDLVQRAPNYAIVDEVDSVLVDDARTPLIISGPVPKGDVHEFDALKPKIDDLVNIQRQQLTTTLAEAKKMIKAGNTKEGADLLYRVYRGLPKNKPLIKYLSEEGIKQLLQKTENHYMQDNNREMPKIDVDLYFTIDEKNNQIELTDKGIDHLSGKDNPDFFVMPEMGMEINKIESAALTKEEEAEKKEELFRDFSIKSERIHTMNQLLKAYTLFEKDTEYVVIDNKVKIVDEQTGRIMDGRRYSDGLHQAIEAKENVKIEDATQTFATVTLQNYFRMYRKLSGMTGTAVTEAGELWEIYKLDVVEIPTNRPIARDDQDDKVYKTKREKYNAVIDEVTELTKAGRPVLIGTTSVEISELLGKMLTLRKIPHNVLNAKLHKKEADIVADAGNSGQVTIATNMAGRGTDIKLSKDVKGAGGLAIIGTERHDSRRVDRQLRGRAGRQGDPGSSQFYVSLEDNLMRLFGSERIAKMMDRMGLEEGEVIQHGMISKSIERAQKKVEENNFGVRKRLLEYDDVMNAQREVIYKRRYHALFGERLRVDLANMIYDTAEVIAETNKVAQDYKNFEFELIRFFSMSSPVTKEEFASMSVQKLAGIVYKASLEHYREKMARNAEMAFPIIKNVYENPDSNYERIVVPFSDGNKELRVVTNLKGAYESEGKQLITDFEKNITLAIIDDAWKTHLRKMDELKQSVQLAVHEQKDPLLIYKFEAFELFKQMIEQVNKDVISFLFKGELPVQEQNQIKEAKTTQKKEKTETSKEEIQNLDERAAQNRQAGNNTQPQQQQITETIVRERPKINRNDRVTIKNVMNGDNKTVKYKQAIPLLDKGDWVLVED; encoded by the coding sequence ATGGGATTTTTAGATAAGGTTTTAAAAGTATTTGTAGGCGATAAATCCAAGCAGGATGTTGCCTCCATTATGCCAATAGTTGAGAAAGTTAAAAGTTATGAAGCAGCCATAAAAAAACTTTCCCATGATGAACTAAGGGCAAAAACCATTGAATTTAAAGCAAAAATTGCAGATGCACTCAGTGAGGTCAACGCAAAAATGGCAGAGCTGGAAGCCGAAGCAGATACTAATGAGGATATTGACCGCAAGGAAGACATTTATGCAGAAATAGATGCTCTTAAAGATAAAGCTTACGAAATTAGTGAAGAGGTACTCAATGATATCCTTCCCGAAGCTTTTGCTGTTGTAAAAGAAACCGCTACCCGCTTTTTTCATAATACCGAAATCAAAGTTACGGCTAGTGCCTTTGACAGGGAATTGAGCGCAAACAAAGACTACCTGACCCTGGAAGATGATCAGGCGATCTGGTCTAACAGTTGGGACGCCGCAGGTAAGCCTATTACCTGGGATATGATCCATTACGATGTACAGCTTATAGGTGGTGTCGCCATGCACCAGGGTAAAATTGCAGAAATGCAAACGGGTGAAGGTAAAACGCTTGTGGCTACGCTCCCCATGTACCTTAATGCCTTGACCGGTCGTGGCGTGCATCTGGTAACGGTAAACGATTACCTTGCCAAACGGGATAGTGCCTGGATGGCGCCCATATTTAACTTTCATGGTCTTACCGTAGATTGTATTGATTACCATCGCCCCAACTCCGCTTCCCGAAGAAAGGCTTATGCCGCAGATATCACTTATGGAACAAACAACGAGTTTGGTTTTGATTATTTGCGTGATAATATGGCACATTCCCCCGGTGATCTTGTGCAGCGTGCCCCTAATTATGCCATTGTAGATGAGGTGGATAGTGTGCTTGTAGATGATGCCCGTACCCCGCTTATTATTTCTGGACCCGTTCCGAAAGGAGACGTACACGAATTTGATGCCCTAAAGCCGAAAATTGATGATCTGGTTAATATTCAGCGTCAGCAGCTTACCACTACGCTAGCCGAAGCTAAAAAAATGATCAAGGCCGGTAATACTAAAGAAGGTGCAGATTTATTATACCGGGTATACCGCGGACTTCCAAAAAACAAACCGCTTATTAAATACTTAAGTGAAGAAGGTATTAAGCAGTTACTTCAAAAGACCGAAAATCACTACATGCAGGACAATAACCGCGAGATGCCAAAAATTGACGTGGACCTGTATTTTACCATTGATGAGAAAAACAATCAAATTGAATTAACCGATAAAGGTATAGATCACCTTTCAGGAAAAGACAATCCCGATTTCTTTGTCATGCCAGAAATGGGTATGGAGATCAATAAAATTGAGAGTGCTGCACTTACTAAAGAAGAAGAAGCAGAAAAGAAAGAAGAGCTTTTTAGGGATTTCAGCATAAAAAGTGAGCGTATTCACACCATGAACCAGCTCCTCAAGGCGTATACTTTATTTGAAAAGGATACAGAATACGTAGTTATTGACAATAAGGTCAAGATTGTAGATGAACAGACAGGACGTATCATGGATGGTCGTCGCTATAGCGATGGTCTTCACCAGGCAATAGAAGCTAAGGAGAACGTAAAAATTGAAGACGCTACACAGACGTTTGCAACGGTAACGCTTCAGAACTACTTTAGGATGTACCGCAAACTCTCTGGTATGACCGGTACGGCCGTTACCGAAGCTGGAGAATTATGGGAAATATACAAACTCGATGTGGTTGAAATACCTACAAACCGTCCTATTGCCCGTGATGATCAAGATGATAAGGTTTATAAAACCAAGCGTGAAAAATACAATGCGGTAATTGATGAAGTCACAGAACTTACAAAAGCCGGCAGGCCTGTACTTATAGGTACGACTTCGGTTGAAATATCTGAACTTTTAGGCAAAATGTTGACTTTACGCAAAATTCCGCACAACGTCTTGAATGCAAAACTTCACAAAAAAGAAGCTGATATTGTTGCCGATGCCGGTAACTCTGGTCAGGTAACCATTGCCACAAACATGGCTGGTCGTGGTACGGATATTAAATTGAGCAAAGATGTGAAAGGAGCGGGCGGTCTTGCCATAATAGGTACAGAACGTCACGACTCAAGACGAGTAGACCGCCAGTTACGTGGTCGTGCAGGTCGTCAGGGAGACCCGGGAAGTTCACAGTTTTACGTTTCCCTTGAGGACAACCTTATGCGCCTTTTTGGTTCAGAACGTATCGCAAAAATGATGGATAGAATGGGCCTTGAAGAAGGTGAAGTTATTCAGCATGGGATGATTTCAAAATCCATTGAACGTGCCCAGAAAAAGGTTGAAGAAAACAACTTTGGTGTACGTAAGCGCTTGCTTGAATATGATGATGTAATGAACGCGCAACGTGAGGTTATCTACAAGCGTCGTTATCATGCACTTTTTGGCGAACGCCTTCGTGTGGATCTTGCAAACATGATCTATGATACTGCGGAAGTAATAGCCGAAACGAACAAAGTCGCTCAGGATTATAAGAATTTTGAATTTGAACTTATTCGGTTTTTCTCTATGAGCAGTCCCGTCACCAAGGAAGAATTTGCCTCCATGAGTGTTCAAAAGTTGGCCGGAATTGTTTACAAAGCTTCGCTGGAACATTATCGAGAGAAGATGGCGCGCAATGCGGAAATGGCTTTTCCTATCATTAAAAATGTATATGAAAACCCAGATAGTAATTACGAACGTATCGTTGTTCCTTTTTCTGACGGAAACAAAGAACTGCGCGTGGTTACCAATTTAAAAGGTGCATATGAAAGTGAAGGTAAACAGCTTATCACAGATTTTGAGAAAAACATTACCCTTGCCATTATAGATGATGCGTGGAAAACGCATTTGCGCAAAATGGACGAACTAAAACAAAGCGTTCAGTTGGCTGTTCATGAGCAAAAGGATCCATTGCTTATCTATAAGTTTGAGGCTTTTGAACTGTTCAAACAAATGATAGAACAGGTAAATAAAGATGTGATTTCTTTCTTATTTAAAGGAGAACTACCCGTACAGGAGCAAAACCAGATAAAAGAGGCGAAAACCACTCAAAAGAAGGAGAAAACCGAAACCTCTAAAGAAGAAATACAAAATCTTGACGAGCGTGCCGCACAAAACAGACAGGCTGGTAATAACACACAGCCCCAGCAGCAGCAAATCACCGAAACCATTGTACGTGAGCGACCCAAGATAAACCGTAACGACAGGGTGACAATTAAAAATGTAATGAACGGGGATAATAAAACCGTCAAATACAAACAAGCAATTCCCCTTTTAGATAAGGGTGATTGGGTATTAGTTGAAGATTAA
- a CDS encoding M14 family metallopeptidase — translation MLKNRLALVFLFLSVTLSAQNLKSPEEFLCYTLGTQFSRHADVVNYFKDVAENSDWVTYQEYGKTNERRPLTYAVVSTPENLGNLEEIRQNNLKNAGLLDGSATPDKTIVWLSYNVHGNEASSTEAAMETVYKLITEKKEWLQNVVVIMDPCVNPDGRDRYANWYNQVKTEPYSIDRAAAEHNEPWPGGRPNHYLFDLNRDWAWASQVETRQRLKVYNQWMPQIHVDFHEQGINEPYYFAPAAEPFHEVITDFQRDFQTEIGKNNAKYFDQNGWLFFTRERFDLLYPSYGDTYPLYMGAIGMTYEQGGNGSAGLGIKTDEGYVLTLVDRVAHHVTTGLATVETASKNVEKLNTEFHKFFSPKDFEYKSYVLKGSPDRLAALATLLDRHEIQYGYTGKGSVRGFNYGQNGKGKMDYESALVISTDQPKSTMVKVLFDANAKLSTPITYDITAWSLPQAYGLEAVASTSLVEANAAVPSRNASATATPDAAGYISKWDSMEDARFLAELIKNDIKVRFTYKPLENDGAKYERGSLVITRSDNAKMPDFDQKLTEIANKFHRDLKSTRTSFATSGPDFGSGDVSIINQPKVGLLKGDGVSSLAFGATWYFFEQDLNYPVLPINTSDLVATDLHDFDILIMPNGYYNAVVDDKSIEKIKNWVQDGGKLIAVDGALKTLAGNDGFGLKENKPKEEKNDSVVKLIPYSDLEKESTKDLITGSIFKTELDTTHPLAFGYGQDYFSLKLGSDSYSYLEDGFNVGYIKEPVNVSGFAGEDALKGLKNSLVFGEQRIGRGSVIYMVDDPLFRAFWQNGKLIFANAIFFVNDNSYTF, via the coding sequence ATGCTCAAAAACCGACTCGCTCTTGTATTCTTATTTTTATCGGTCACACTCAGTGCCCAGAACCTAAAATCCCCGGAAGAATTTCTGTGCTACACCCTTGGCACCCAATTTTCACGGCATGCAGACGTGGTAAATTATTTCAAAGACGTTGCCGAAAATTCGGATTGGGTCACGTATCAGGAATATGGAAAGACAAACGAGCGGCGGCCACTTACCTATGCGGTGGTTTCTACACCAGAAAACCTGGGCAATCTGGAAGAAATACGCCAAAACAACCTAAAAAATGCCGGACTTTTAGATGGAAGCGCCACTCCAGATAAAACAATAGTCTGGCTGAGCTACAATGTGCATGGCAACGAGGCCAGCAGCACGGAAGCTGCTATGGAAACCGTCTACAAACTAATTACCGAAAAAAAAGAATGGTTGCAAAATGTAGTCGTAATCATGGATCCCTGTGTAAATCCAGACGGCCGGGATCGTTATGCGAACTGGTACAACCAGGTAAAAACCGAGCCCTACAGTATAGATCGCGCGGCAGCAGAACATAATGAACCCTGGCCCGGTGGCCGGCCAAACCATTATCTTTTTGATCTCAATCGTGACTGGGCCTGGGCCTCGCAGGTAGAAACGCGGCAGCGATTAAAAGTTTACAACCAGTGGATGCCTCAAATTCATGTGGATTTTCATGAGCAGGGCATCAACGAACCTTATTATTTTGCGCCTGCCGCGGAACCATTTCACGAAGTAATCACCGATTTTCAGCGTGATTTTCAAACGGAAATTGGTAAAAACAACGCGAAATATTTTGATCAAAACGGTTGGCTTTTCTTTACGAGGGAGCGTTTTGACCTGCTGTATCCCAGCTATGGTGATACTTATCCGCTATATATGGGCGCGATTGGGATGACTTACGAACAGGGCGGAAACGGAAGTGCCGGCCTGGGAATCAAAACGGATGAAGGTTATGTACTTACGCTTGTAGATCGCGTTGCGCATCACGTGACCACTGGTTTGGCAACTGTAGAAACCGCTTCAAAAAATGTTGAAAAACTTAATACAGAATTCCATAAGTTCTTTAGCCCTAAGGATTTTGAATACAAAAGTTATGTATTAAAAGGCAGTCCAGATAGGCTTGCCGCACTCGCAACCTTATTGGATCGTCATGAGATTCAATATGGTTATACCGGTAAAGGTTCCGTTCGCGGCTTTAATTATGGTCAAAATGGAAAAGGAAAAATGGACTATGAATCGGCTCTTGTAATAAGCACAGACCAACCTAAAAGCACCATGGTAAAGGTACTTTTTGATGCAAATGCGAAGCTTTCAACGCCTATAACTTATGACATAACCGCCTGGAGCCTGCCACAAGCCTACGGCCTGGAAGCTGTGGCGAGCACTTCTCTGGTAGAAGCGAACGCTGCCGTGCCATCTAGGAACGCTTCGGCTACGGCAACGCCAGATGCGGCAGGTTACATCAGCAAATGGGACAGTATGGAAGATGCCCGTTTCCTGGCAGAATTGATCAAAAATGATATAAAAGTCCGTTTTACCTATAAACCCCTTGAAAACGATGGTGCTAAATACGAGCGTGGTTCTCTGGTAATCACGCGTAGCGACAACGCAAAAATGCCCGATTTTGATCAAAAATTGACTGAAATCGCCAATAAATTTCACCGGGACTTAAAATCCACGCGAACCAGTTTTGCCACTTCTGGACCAGATTTTGGTTCTGGAGATGTGTCGATCATCAACCAGCCAAAAGTTGGATTGCTTAAAGGCGATGGAGTTTCCTCGCTGGCATTTGGTGCTACCTGGTATTTCTTTGAGCAGGATCTCAATTATCCCGTACTTCCCATAAATACGAGTGATCTAGTGGCGACAGACCTTCATGATTTTGATATTTTGATCATGCCAAATGGTTATTATAATGCTGTAGTTGACGATAAGTCTATCGAAAAAATAAAAAACTGGGTTCAGGATGGCGGCAAACTCATTGCAGTTGATGGCGCACTCAAAACACTGGCTGGTAACGACGGTTTCGGCCTTAAAGAAAACAAACCAAAAGAAGAAAAAAACGATAGTGTTGTTAAGCTGATACCCTATTCTGATCTTGAAAAAGAAAGCACCAAAGACCTCATTACCGGGAGCATTTTTAAAACAGAACTGGACACCACACATCCGCTGGCGTTTGGTTATGGTCAGGATTATTTTAGCCTCAAACTGGGTAGCGACAGCTACTCTTATTTAGAAGATGGTTTTAATGTGGGGTATATCAAAGAGCCCGTGAACGTCTCTGGATTTGCCGGGGAAGATGCTTTAAAAGGACTCAAAAATTCTTTGGTTTTTGGAGAACAGCGCATAGGAAGGGGCAGCGTAATTTATATGGTAGACGATCCACTTTTTAGGGCGTTTTGGCAGAATGGAAAGCTTATTTTTGCAAATGCGATTTTCTTTGTAAATGATAATTCGTATACTTTCTGA